The segment ctgggatttttgggggagaaAGGCGATTTGCTGACTCCTCATCTGTCTGCTGGGGGATTTTTAGGGCAGAGAAAAGACGAGGGCCCTGCAAATTACTGCTAATTagccctgctcctgggtggAATGTTCGGGAATGATGCCATGAAGATGGAGGGCAGGGCGGGAGCTGCCAGGGAATGAGGATGTGGGGAtacctggctgccctcagcaccaCTGGCTCAACCTGGgaccctggggacccccagagTGAGgtgggtggggatttggggggtcacCAGGGTGCTTCCCACCCCAAGCCCCAAACCGTGGCTCACTCGAGGTGCGGATCCCACCTGGAGCGGGAAAACCGGCGGGGCTCTGCCACGGGATCCGAGGGGCACACCAAGGCCAGGGTGCCCGGTACTCACCCCACATTCCCAGCAGGAGGCACAGGATGGGCAGCCGGGTTGCCATGGGCTCCGCTGGTGCCATGGGGGCACGGGAGGCTCCGGGGGctccgccgcctccgctgcccggccccgagCAGGCGAGGGAGGGGGCCCGGACAGGAACCGGctgtttttcctccctctgtGGTTTTTTGACGTCACCTCTGGGCCCGTTTGAAGACTCTGTTGCCTCCCTGGGTCCCGCCAAGCATGAGAGGAAAGGGGTGAGAAACATGTGGGGTTCAGGCCCCACCAAATCCCAGGGTCTCCGCGGCTCTGGGAAAGGGAGGTAGTGAATATATCCAGTGCCGAGGGAGATCTGGGGGTCCCCGAGCCCCCCAGGGTTGCAGAGGAGTTGATGCCCATCCTGGCATCCCCTAAAACTCTGTGATTAGCCCAGGAATTGGATGGGATCCAGGCACATCCCAGGTTCTGGCATTCCAGGGACACCCTACAGCCCTGCAAGAGCACGTGGGgcaccagcagtgctgggccCGGGCAGGGCAGAGGCGTTAATTGATTGTGCCCTAATTAAATGCTCTGAATCCAGGTCAGGCATGCTAATGAGGCAGCTGTTTTCCATTGACCCTGTGGTATTCCTGCTGGAAGGAGAAATGGATGGAacttcccatcccatcctgctcCAGCATCCGTGGAtgctccagtgcccagccctggagcaggatCTCAGCATCTGGGTGCTCCCTGTAGCCATCACTTGATCCCATCCCAGTTATCCCAGCGGTTCTGCTGATCCTGGTGGGAGCAGGCCCTGTTGGAATATCCCACACTGGGGTCCTGGAGCTGCCCCCCACCCACTTTGGCTTTGAAAATTCCCTGGAAAAGGGGTGCAATTCCCAGACCTGCTCCCACAGGAGTCGATGGAGGGTCCGCAAGCCACAATCCCCCAAAATCAACCTGAAATTTGGGATTCCCCTCAAACATCCCAGGACACTGTGCCTCCAGGAAAGATCCGTTATCCAAAGGTGTGTGACCCCCATGGCTATGGGGTGCCTGGGGTCCAGCCCTTCCCTCAGAGCAGCGACTGCCTCTGGAGGCCATGAGATCCCAAGGACAGGATTTGGCTTTGCATTGAGCGTCTGCCTTGCCTCGGGCGCTGCGAGTCAGCTCAGCATCCTGAGCGTGCCGTGGCAGCTCGGGATGATTGGAATCCCTTCCCGGGGGGAGTCTGGGGGGCGCTGGGAAGTGCTGACAACGCTGCCTGCCGTGAGGAGCCTTTTaaaaagcaggagctgcctttggAGCGAGCGGGAAGGGGCTTGTCGGCTGTCGGCACGCTGCTGGGATCATAATGATGAGGAAAAGGGGGATTTTCGGGGCGGGAGCAGCTCGGAGGAACGGTTGGCACTGATATGGCTGTGTGGGGATGGAGGTGACGCCCGGGCTGGGTTGTCACGCTCCAAGGGCAGTGTTATCCCCAGGGAACTGGTGCCCCCAGGCTGTTGGTATCCCCAGGGAATTGGTGCCCCCCAGGGCTTTGGTACCTTCCAGGGCTTTGTTATCCCCAGGGAACTGGTGCCCTCGCAGGAATCAGCACCCTCAGGACGCTGCACATGGGGATCCCAGTACATCCACACCCCCTGGATTCTGTGACCCCTCCAGGGCATCAGGACCTGCCCGCAATTCATCCATCCCTCCAGGCCTGTCCATGCCACAATCCCAGTGATCCCAGCCCCCCGGAGccaggagaggggctggggctggggctggggcacccCCCGTGCCCGCTGCGCTCTCGGCCCGCGCCTCGCCCCGTGCCCTTTGTCGGGGTTTTGCTGCTATTTTGGGATTTCCTCCGTTGTTGCGGCTCCTTTGTGCGGGGCCTCTCGCTCAGCAAACAGCTGGAGGatgtggggggggggggcacaTTTTCCACTTGGGGTGCAGCTGAACCCCGACCTGTCTCTGCTCCCCGGGGAGACAGAGATCCgacgcggggccgggcgggagcAGCCGGCTTGGGATGGGCAGCAGGGTCCCAATCCCGGGGTGGTGGGTGGGTGCTGTGCCCCTTCCCAGCTTTTGGgagcacccccaaatcccaaagctGGGATGGTGCTTGGCTCCAGCTTCCTTCTGGGATATGGATGGACTGGGAGGTGCTGAAGGGTTTGGGGGTTCCatcccaccctcacagggcaCCACCcagtgggtttggggtggcaCATCAATGGCTTCCcttccagcatccctggagacTTCCTGGACAGGATTTATGGACAGCATGTTCCCGGGATGGGGACTGTCCCAGAAGGGTGTAGGCAAGCTCTGGGGGGGACATGTGGGACTTCCAAGTCCACCCTTCCTGCAGTTTAATTTCCACCCCTGGCGCTGTGGAGCTGGATCAGGGCCCTGccaccccttccctgctgctgtgggctggggctgggatgttTGGCCATCTTTGTGTCAGTGGACAAGTGGGAGCACTTGGTGGCCCAGTctcactgcagggctggtgaCACCCCTATGGACAAGGGACACGGTGGGAAAAGCTTTTaatggcagcacagaggagatGGCTGGAGAATTCTGGAGGAGATAGCCGAGAATTCCAGGAGATTTGGCCTCTGGAGTGGTGGGACAGGCTCAGTAGGCAGAGTCCTGGATGTCGTCGTAGTCGCTGCCCTCGGAAAAGTCGGGATCCTCCCCGTGTTCCCCCGAGGGACAGGACGGATCTGACCAGCCTGCAAAGACAGAGCCCATCAGGAGGatttgggaattcctggaaCTCCCTGTGTACCCCACCTCCAGCGCAGGATCCTCACCTGGGTGTGAGGAGGGGTCTCCGGGGGGCTCCGTCTCCTGCACGTTCTCGTACCACTCCCCCgaggaggtgctggagctgccgTCGGGATCGGGATCTGCCGGAGCTGCAGGTacccagggctgggagggcactggggcgggcgctgccgggggaactgggggagctgggaggagcagagtCACTGGCTGGCactttccagccctgctcccactcCATGGCGTCCCCCCATTTCCTCCCTGAGGTGGAACCCATCCATCTTCCCATCCTTGGGGTCCCTCtatccctgctcccatccctgctcccacacTTCCCACCTGTGCCGCAGCCATGGCCGGTGGCTGCCGGGTGCCCCTgggggccctgggcagggggggGAATGCTGCCATTCCAGTAGGGCTCCGTGGATGAGGTTGAGGatgagctggaggagctgcggaGTGGGGGGCCTGGCCTGGCTGACTCTGTTAGGACAAGGACATCAAATGTGGGAACAAAGATACTGGAAGAGGGGGTGGCCACCATTCTATCCATGGGAGAGACCCCACCTTGTGTCATACCGTCCTCAGGGAATGGCTCCATCCTGTCCTGGCTGGGTCTCAGAGGAAGAAAATCCTCCCTGGAATGCCGGCGCAGGGAGTCTGTGGGAAGGGGAGAGGGGTGGGAACATCCTGGGTGACAGGGATCCCGGGACAGGGCGTCAGGGATCCCAGAGGAAGTGGGATGCTCACTGTAGAAGGTGGACAGGGCGACAGGAGGCTTGCTGCTGAACTCATAATATTCCGAGTCGGAATCAGAATCCTTGGAAATGGCTGTGACCAGACAGTCTGGGGGGTGACAAGGGGATGTGGCATCTGTCACCAGCTGGCAcctctggccccacagcccctgggggGACCTGCCAGACCCACCTGATTCTTTAGGAAGGCTGGTGGGAGTCTTCCTGTAGTCGTTGGGGATCCTGGAGGGAGCGCTGGGGCGCTGGGAGCTGTGGGTCACCAGGACTGGCATGGGTATTCCCAAGGAGGACATGGCTGTGGGGACAAGGGGATGCACCCACTCCATGGCTGAGCTGAGCCCAAAAAGTGAGGATCGTGTCCCAGTTCCATGTCTGGATCCAGAGTTCCTTACCgctcctcttcctcagcctCAGCAGGGCAGTGGAAAAGGCCAGCACggagagcaggagcagcgcGGCCAGCACCAGGCACAGGACAAAGAGGGGACTGTCCACTGGCGGTGTCCCCAAGGTCGGGGTCCCCTCCTCGGCTGGGACAGGgaacagacacagctcatccCACATGAATCTTTCCTGCTGGGAATTTTACCCTGATCCCAGGGAACGGCTGAGGGCTCGGACACTCACCGTGCAGGACAGTGACATTCCTGGGTGTCACCTCAGCCGCCGTGGGTGTTGGCACCTCCAAACCCTGGGAGCCTGGAAAGGGCGGGAACAGAAATGGGACGCTTGGGAGAGAGCAGCACCCAGGCCGTGCCTCAAATCCCGTCAGCAGGATGTGGTACCGTTGCAGATGACCCCGGCAGCCCCGGATTGGTAACAGGGAGCGGATTTATTGAAGATCCAGAGGCACTCTGCCAGCGAGGGCTGCAGGTTGTCACACATGTATGTCATCTTCCCGGGAAGTGTGTGTCTGAAGGAGGGCCGCTGGAGCACATCCCCGCATCCCAGCGTCCGGCACAGCACCGTGGCCTCCGCCTCGTACCAGGTGCTGTTACACACCGTGCTCCAAGTGCCGCGGAAGAACACCTCCACCCTGCCGGCACAGCCATCCCGGCCTCCGGAGAGCCGCCACTCCTGGTGCTCTGCTGGAAGAGCGCAGCCATGAGGGCGCGCCATCCACATCCCCCGCTCTGGAATGTTCCAAACCCACCTGAGCAAACCACGCCAGCGTCCTCCTTGTGGCTGCAGTCGTGCTCCAGCGCGGCCGGACATTCCCAGAGGTCCCGCTCGTGTCCCTGGCATCCCACCTCATCCCGGAGGATGGGGCCGTGCCCGCGGCCGAAGGCGGCGTTGCCGTGGGCTCTCACGGCGTGGCCGCACTGCAGTTGGCGGCACACGACGTCGGCGTCGGGAATGTCCCAGCCGTCGTCACACACCGTCCCCCACgtcccctcctgctccagctccacccGGCCCTCGCAGCGGCTCCGGCCGCCCACCAGCCGGAGCGCTCTGGGACCTGGGAGGTGCACCGGGAAGGGTGAGCTGGCGTTGTCCCAGAATCCCAAAAAAGTTGGTGCAAGGATGTCCCTCACCCTCCCGCACTCACCCGGTGTCACTGAGGTGTTCCCAGCCGGAGTACTGGGAGGTTCTGTCGTTTCTGTGGGGACTGTGGGGAGAAAGGACAGAGGGAAGAGGTGCAGAGCCCCCAGGATTCCCAGTTTGGAGGGGTGCAtcccaaacccaccaaaatgtGGCCAAGAGGATTCTCCCAGCTGTGAGTGCACAGTGGGGAAACCCCCGGGCTCTGGCAAAGTGATCACGGAACTGTTGCATCCCAAAAATCAATCCCTGTGTGCCCCAGGATGTTTCTCAGAGCTAAATCCTGgtgtgggatgtgctgggagaaTTTGGCCTTAAATATGGGAATACTGGGACACGACTCAGTGGTGGAAGAGCTGAAATTTGTGGTGTCATCCTGCATCCGTGTTGTTCCCGCCTTCCGGTTCATGCCTGCAGACACAGAGGGGCTGGACCTGTCTGTACCCACCTGCCTACACCCACTCCAGAGCCACAGGTGAGTGGATGATCCAGTTATCCCTAAAAATGCCCCATTTGGCTCCTCCAGGGGGAAGGATTCAGCCCCAGAAGTGAGGCATCCAGGGGGGGCTGCTTGGGTGGGAATCCTGGGAAGAGACACCAGAGCTGGTGCAGTGTGGATTGGAGTTAAAATGTTCAAGGATAAGGCCAGGGATGAGGGCAGAAGGTGGGaatgagctgctccagcaggggaCGGAGGTGTGAGAAGGGCGGAAATGGGGTGACGGGGCCGTTTCCTGATCAATTGGAGGCCTccaagcagctcctggcagacATTTTGGCAGCCAaacaatcccaaatcctgccagGGTGGGGAGGACAGGTAGTGTCACATCCCAAAACCATCCAGGGGGTACATGAAAAACAGGATGGGCTTCAGGCCGAGTGCCACCCTGTTCCCGAAGGGACTGTAGGTGGGATGGCTCCGAGAGCACCTTTAGGGGCTTAGGGTCCTCTTCTAGGGGTTCCCAGGGTGCTTTTGGAGGGGATCCAAGGGGATCTTAACCCTTAGGAGAATTCCCAAGCCCTAGGATACTCTTTCAGAGGATCCCCTTCCCTCTGAGTGTGTTGAGGGGCAGCATCCTCCACCACTGACACCCCTGTTGGGaaccccccagaacccccagtgctccccatcccagggaggtggcaggTCCCCCACCCCCAAATCTGTGGCTCCACCACCCCAAGGTCCCAAGAGAGCGACGGCGCGGGCCAGGATGGGGACGGTGACGTACCTCGTGCAGGTGCCACGGCAGAAAGAGCCACCaagagcaggcagagcccccCCATCCCCTCAGCGGGGCAGCCCCATGGAATTCAGGGGTCTGGGATTCGGGGTGTCCCTCTCTCAGCAGCCTGGGGACGTGGCTTGGCCGTGTCCCCGCGCTCCGGCAGCCCCGGGAGTGTGGCGGAGGGCAGGAAGCCGACTCAGTGCTGTGGGGTGGAGGAGGGTGATGGGGTGGCTccatcctgccctggcagggaggaaACAGGGTTTTGGGGACCCCAGAGACCCTCCGGGGCACGGGAGCCTCGTGGATCTGGTGGTCCCACCCCGAGGGACACAGATCTGGTGGAGCCATCATGATCTGCAGCTCGTTTGTGCCTCCAAGTCATGGATTTGGGGTGGTGGCATGGGGGACTCGGGGCCTCCCGAGATGTGGGACATCTGTGGGGTGATGAAGAGCCAGGAATTTCCCTCTTCTCCCTGTTGTTTGGAGTCAATGTTACCTGCAGCTCCACATCCTCAGCATCTTCCAGCATATGCAGGATCACTCCAGGACCCTCCAGGAATATTAAGCGAGGTGTAAGGCTGGAATTTCCATGGGTGGGAGGTGGGGCGTCCCAGGAGACGTTGATCCCCACCCTGGGTGAGGGCTGGGATCCAGCTGAGCACCTGGGGGGACCCAGGATGCTGGGAAGGGGGGACAGGATGCCAGTCACGTCCTCTCAGCAGTGTTTTGGGAAGTTTGGGGAAGCTGGGAGCAGGGTGATGGGGTGGGGGATCTCCTGCTGTTACCCAGGGTGtcttgggattgctgggacttaCTGGGAAGCTGGAAGAGTGGGAATCCCCATGGCCACTAATACAGGGAGGTGCTGAGGAGACATTTAGGAATGTTGGGGACATGCAATACCAGGCTGCTGTTGGGGTTGGAAAGGTGGAGGGGGAAGatggcaggagagggaggaaggcAATCCCTTATCCCAAGGTGACCCCAGCTGGGCCGTGGCCAGGCCCAGCCCAGATCCAATCCCGTGACCAGCTCCCACGTGGAGCCAAGGTCAAGGGCATGTGCCCATTCCCAggagcctggcactgccatgggggcagggggggacGCGGTGTCCGGATCACAGGAGATGGCTCAGAGGAGAATCCCAATcgtttttttaaatactttatttttgtaACAACGTCAGAATTAAAAATTTTCCATAAATaccagcccctggcagccccttcCCGGGCGTTCCCGATAAAAAATGTGTACAAAACGGATGCGTGGCCGGGGTGAAGGTGGGGGGGATACAGGATCCTCCCCGGGATCAGACCACAGGAATCATCAccaccatcatcatcaccacTATGAACACCATGTCGCAATGAGACCCAAAGCAGTAAGAGCATCCCAAATTCCTCCCCGGTGCCGCTGGGATCCAGCCCCCGTAAGGATAGGGCTGGGAGACCCCCTCTCAccctctgtgggcaccttggGGTGGTCCCAGGAGGCCACCAGTGGTCCCCGGCCCATCCCACTGGGAAGAGGGGTGTCCCCCCAGCACGGCACGGGGAGGAGGTCGGGCCCTTACTGGTTTGCCCGGGAATTGGGGGCTCCGGGAGTTGCCCCCTCGGGGTCAGGAGCTGCCGCGGATCCTCTCCATGTAGCTCCGGAGCTCCTCGGGATCCCGCAGCCCCATGTCCTCGCACACCCAGCGGATGTCGTCCTCGCTGGCCACCAGGATTGACTGGACGTGGGGGGTGGCCGGGGGGGGCTCctcggggacacggggggggcCGAAGGTGACAAACTCCACGCGCTTCCTGCGGCCGCCGCCTGGAGCCGACCCCTCCTTGCGGGGCGGCGGGGCTCCGGGGCCCGGGGAGCCGGGGGGAGCCCCGTCCTCGCTGGAGCCCGGGGGGCCCCCGCAGCCACAGGCGGGGCCCGGGGATGCCGGGGGCTCCGGCTGCCGGCGGTCCGGCTGTGGCCGCTCCAGCTGCTGCCGATCCAGCTGCCGGCTCAGCTCTTCCTGGTCGGTGCCCAGCCAGACCCAGTTGTGGGGTTGTGGGGCCGAGAGGGCCCCGCCCGgctcgggcagctccttctgctgGTACCGGAGCACGAAGAAGATGCAGTTGACGAGGAAGATGAAGATGGCGAGGCAGAAGACTCCCAGGAGCACGTACATCCCAATTTCCAGGTCGGTCACCCGCTCCGGAGCCTTCAcaatctcctcctcctcttcctcctcctcctccatgccGGCACGGTTGCGTCCGTAgccttcctcctcatcctcctccgaGGAAGACCCCTGGAGCTTGGTGGCTGCTGGCCCCACGCCCGCGGGGTCCCTCTGTCCCACGGTCACCGCCTCCCCGGACATGGCGCCCTCGGCCCGCGGGAAGGGCCGGGGGCTCCCGGGAGAGGGGACCCCCACCTCGAGCCAGGCGGTGCCGGTGGCCAGGGCGGCCGCGCGGTGCCGGCCACGCCGGCACGCATCCGGGGGAtgcaggctgagctggagcagggccccccggcccggcccctcgGCCACCACCCACGGGTGGGCAGCGGGGACCCCAGGGGACCCCCTGACGGTGGCAACAGCGCGGTTGAGGGACGTCACGGTCAAGGCCACGTCGTGCCACCCGTAGAGCTCCAGCGGGGCCAGCGTGTGGTCGGAGAAGGACAACCAGATGGACAGGGTCGCTTCCTGGTGGGATGACAAGCGGGATGGCAGAGGTttgggggacaccggggagaCTGGGGTCActcctcacctgtctcacctgctTGAGGGCCCGTAGCGTGGGTGTGCCCAGGACAGTGGCAGTGACCACGCCAGGCTGATCCGGCTGTGTCCGCAGGGATAAGGAGAGCCCGGCCACCACCTGGGCGTGGAGCTCTGTCACCGTCACCTTCTCCTCAGAAACCACCAGCGTCTGCTCCCCCAGGATGGAGTCGGAGAGCGGGGAGCGCACCTGGAAGCAGCTTGTGAGTCCCCCAGCATCCCTCACGACCACTgtttcctcttccctttccgtgccagcccctccagcccctcagttccctccctccctgtatcctgcccagctgccacTGGGATCATTTCCAGCCCCCCAGCTCCATCCCGGCAACCTTCCCACACCCCCAGATCTTCCCAGGATCCCCCAAATTCTCCACAAACAACCTCGTTTACCTCCACAGAGGTGACTCCAGGCTCCCGGCCCACAACCACGGCCCCCGCTTCCAGTGAGGCCACGCGGGGGTCCTGGACACGAGTCCGGGCAGCCACCAGGTGGGTGACATCCAGGAGCCACTCAGGGCCGGGCAGGTAGGACAGGTGACGGCCACCATCCAGGGGGTGGGCCACAAAGTGTGCCAGGACACGGAGCCCCGTGCGCTGGAACTGGGCCCGgcagccccgcgcccgccgctccGGCTCCTCTGCGGCGTCCTCAGACTCCACCacggcactggggacagggacaggatgaCGACAGTCAGAGGATGGGGTGACAAGGGGTTCCCCAGGGGCATGGGAACAGGGATTGAAGGACAGGGTGACAGGTATTCCACGACAGGGTGACAAGAATCCCGAGACATAGGAGTGTGTTGGGGGCTCACTGATGCATCCCCACACATCAGGTCCCTGCCCCATTCCCGTCTCCCCCTTTTCCCACCATGCCATTCCGTAGGGCTCACCTGTCAGGCCCCCCAGGCAGTCTCCAGccacggagctgctccaggatggGATCTCCCAGCTGGACACGGAGCGGGAGCAGTGGAGCCCAGACGGAGAAGCTCAGCTCTGCGCGCAGCCGGCGCACCCAGAAATCCACGCGGGCCCCCCGCGCCCCTCGGCTCTCCTTGCCCCCCACGAACACCAGGTCGCAGGAATCCGACACCTGCAAGGGTGCATGGAATTCCGTGGGAATGTCCCGGGGTGAGGCGGGATAGCGAGGGGATAGCAGGACTCACCTGCAGCACCTGCTTGTCAGCGGATTCGCATCCCACAGGATCCGTGAGCTCAGCCACTCCACCCCCTGCTTCCACAGCCACCAGTTTGACCGGGATAGCGCGGGGGATCCCGGTCAGCGGCGCCGTGTTTAGGATCTCCAGCTCCTGGAAGCACAGCAGGATGAGGGGGTGCTTTCCATGGGATGGAGGGCtggactgggatggggacacccaCCTGCACCAGCGGGACAAGGGCGCGGACGTCCCGCTCTGACACCTGGATTTCCCAGACCAGTTTGTCCTTCTGCGCCTCGGGATCCTGGCCGGGATACTCCACCTGCCACGTGAGGGGCCGCGCCGGCGCCAGCCCCCCCGTCCCGTTTTCCACAGCCACATCCAGGTGCAGGAGCTCAGCCGGCTCAGACACCCTGCGGCACCACACCGGGATCAGGGTGGAACAACCCGGAATTCCCACCGGGATGGGGGTATTGGGGTGCTCCCTACCTGGAGCTGTCAGGGACAACAGGGATGTCCCCAAGCCGCCGGCACGTCACCACGGCCGTGGAGTGCTTGGGACCGCGGGAACGCTCCAGGTGAACGCTCCAGGTGCTGGGAATTGTGGGACGGGCAGAGACCACCTGCAGGCCCTTCTTGGCCTTGACCCTGTGCGGGCACATGGTGTCACACAGTGTCAGATGCTGTCACACAGTGCCCCAAAATGTCACACAGTGTCACATAATGTCAGGTGCTGCCAGACGGTGTCACTCAGAATCACACGGTGTCACTCGCTGTCACACAGTGTCACACACAGTCACACAGTATCGGATCCTGTCAGCTGGCATCACACGGTGTCACACAGTGTCACAGTCACACTGTCACACAATGTCACTCAGTGCACATGGTATCAAATATTCACATACTGCCACAAATTACCACACAATGTCACAGACTGTCACACAGTGTCGTGACTGTCACAGCGTGTCACTCACAGTCAGGCACTCTCACATAGCATCCCAGTGTCCCAcagtgtcccggtgtccccactgtccccgcGCTCACCTCAGGGTCAGGCTGTCGGCGGTGAAGTTGTGGCGCAGGGCGATGGTGGCCGTGAAGCGCTGCCCGGGCCGCAGGGGGACGTTGGGGACACGCAGCAGCACCTTCTCGTCCAGCCGCACCTCCTGCCGCCGCTCCGGCTCTCCTGCCCGCAgctccagcattcccaggaatctgggagcctcctgctcctgccccccgCACTCCCCCACGCCGTAgcgcagctcagccagctctgggtgctCCGGGGGCTCCACGGGGTCGGAATCTCGCCGGTGGCTCCGGTGGGAATGGAGGGATCCCAGGGAGAACCAGCGTGGAGGGATCTCCAGCTccaccacacacacacccagTGGGGCCTGCAGGGGAGAGGGGGTCCTGGGGTTAGGCTGGGGGGGAGCTCTGGGTCCCCAGGGGCCCCAGGGTGGCACTGACCTGCAGGCGACATGTCCCCCGGGCCACCCGCCCACGGTGGTGAGCGTGGAGGGTGACACAGGGGAGATCCCGAGCTCTGAAGTGATCCCAATCCCTTGAAgaatcccagctcccaggctggtCCTGCTGCTCATGGTGGTCCCGGTCTTTGAGGTGGTCCCAGTTCTTGGGGTGATCGTGGATCCCAGGGTGGTGCCGGTCTTTGGGGTGAGTCCGGGTCTTGGGGTGATCCCGGACTCCAtggtgctcctgctgctcagggtggTCCTGGTCCCTGGGGTGGTCACGATCCCCAGGGTGATCCCGGTTCCTGGGGTGATCCCGAACCCCAGCGTGGTTCTGTTCCCTGGGATGATCCCAGTCCCTGGGGtgaccctgacccccagggTGGTCCTGGACTTCAGGGTGATCCCAGACCCCAGGATGGTCCCAGTCCTTGGGATGACTCCGGGCCCCAGCATGATCCTGCTTCCCAGGCATCCAGTCAGGCCCGTACAGATGGAAGAGGACCCGGGCCACGGGCTcagcaggggacacagagcTCTCCAGGGACACGGCACGGATGGCCCAAGCTGCTGAGCCGGGGGGGCTCTCCGTGGACACCTCCTGTAAGGACACCAGGATGGTGGTGGGggccgggacagcccggggtggcccaggggacacaggacTCCCGGTTACCTGGCGGATGCTGAACGGGGCGTAGGTGGCCTGGACCAGGGGCTGGGATCCGGCACGAAGCAGCAGGAATGTCTCGGAGCGGGTGTGCAGGGAAGAGTTGGGGGCCACGTCCTGATCCACCCTCTGCAGCCGGTAGGACTCGGGCACCCCAAGGACCTCCAGCTCCGCCGGCAGGAACACGGCATCCGGGGGCTCCCCGTCACCCCTCACTGCAGGGACAAGGACGCGTCACATCCCTCAGGGACACAGCGGGAATGGGTGCACAGGGGTGGCAGGAGGGGGTCTCTGTGCCCACCTTTGTGGCAGCACACAGGGTGACCCCTTGCCTGGGCCACCACATTCTGAGGTCAACCCTGCCATGGTTGCGCTGTCCCAAGGTTATCCCATTCCAGGGTTGTCCCATCCCTGCATCAGgactggggagggggggcacTCGGCTCCCCCAGTCCTGGCTGTTCCCTGTGGGAATGCATTCCCCGCTGGGGAGAGGCTTGGAACCATGTCCTGCAGGGTGGGATCCACGCTCATGGTGCCCTCACGGTGCCCCCCTCATGGTGCTCAGAGGGATCCCTCATCACAGGGAGCAGATCCCACCTGGATGCCCGGGCAGGGCTTCCTCACGGCCGGGAATTGATCCCACCGCGGGGATCGGGTGTGCGGGAGAGAGGCCAAGCAGATCCCGGGATCCGAGGAGGAGTCCCTCGGGCCGTGGGTTCCCATGGGGACTGGGAGGAGATTCCCCCTTCGAGATCCCAGCGGACCCCACGTTCCCGGGTGAACCCCTCGGGATCCCAGGCGGTGGAGGGGGCACGGATCCCCGCGGAATGGGGGACGCGGATCCCGGGGAACgcggggaaggaggaggagggggtgaGGTCGCCCCGGCTCCCGGGATCCCGGCGGAACGGAGGGACCCCGACCGCGGCGAAAGGGGAGAATCGACCCAGGTTGCGGGTCCACGCGGGAGCGGATCCCGGCAGGACGGCGGGAGGGGCGCGGAGCGGG is part of the Passer domesticus isolate bPasDom1 chromosome 6, bPasDom1.hap1, whole genome shotgun sequence genome and harbors:
- the TMEM132A gene encoding transmembrane protein 132A — protein: MASAARLALLAAALLCAPVRGDGEPPDAVFLPAELEVLGVPESYRLQRVDQDVAPNSSLHTRSETFLLLRAGSQPLVQATYAPFSIRQEVSTESPPGSAAWAIRAVSLESSVSPAEPVARVLFHLYGPDWMPGKQDHAGARSHPKDWDHPGVWDHPEVQDHPGGQGHPRDWDHPREQNHAGVRDHPRNRDHPGDRDHPRDQDHPEQQEHHGVRDHPKTRTHPKDRHHPGIHDHPKNWDHLKDRDHHEQQDQPGSWDSSRDWDHFRARDLPCVTLHAHHRGRVARGTCRLQAPLGVCVVELEIPPRWFSLGSLHSHRSHRRDSDPVEPPEHPELAELRYGVGECGGQEQEAPRFLGMLELRAGEPERRQEVRLDEKVLLRVPNVPLRPGQRFTATIALRHNFTADSLTLRVKAKKGLQVVSARPTIPSTWSVHLERSRGPKHSTAVVTCRRLGDIPVVPDSSRVSEPAELLHLDVAVENGTGGLAPARPLTWQVEYPGQDPEAQKDKLVWEIQVSERDVRALVPLVQELEILNTAPLTGIPRAIPVKLVAVEAGGGVAELTDPVGCESADKQVLQVSDSCDLVFVGGKESRGARGARVDFWVRRLRAELSFSVWAPLLPLRVQLGDPILEQLRGWRLPGGPDSAVVESEDAAEEPERRARGCRAQFQRTGLRVLAHFVAHPLDGGRHLSYLPGPEWLLDVTHLVAARTRVQDPRVASLEAGAVVVGREPGVTSVEVRSPLSDSILGEQTLVVSEEKVTVTELHAQVVAGLSLSLRTQPDQPGVVTATVLGTPTLRALKQEATLSIWLSFSDHTLAPLELYGWHDVALTVTSLNRAVATVRGSPGVPAAHPWVVAEGPGRGALLQLSLHPPDACRRGRHRAAALATGTAWLEVGVPSPGSPRPFPRAEGAMSGEAVTVGQRDPAGVGPAATKLQGSSSEEDEEEGYGRNRAGMEEEEEEEEEIVKAPERVTDLEIGMYVLLGVFCLAIFIFLVNCIFFVLRYQQKELPEPGGALSAPQPHNWVWLGTDQEELSRQLDRQQLERPQPDRRQPEPPASPGPACGCGGPPGSSEDGAPPGSPGPGAPPPRKEGSAPGGGRRKRVEFVTFGPPRVPEEPPPATPHVQSILVASEDDIRWVCEDMGLRDPEELRSYMERIRGSS